A single region of the Neotabrizicola shimadae genome encodes:
- a CDS encoding tellurite resistance TerB family protein, with protein sequence MADMKSLLDSLLKGSGDLRQAGSDLGQRAKSTWDQQSTGTQGAVVGGLLGVLMGGRGGLAGLMRVGGAAVAGHVAAKAYADWKAGKDPVAGVTDALEDLRDMVMPPGVAASDDGAERMLKVVVAAAKADGHVTEAERAAIAERMRAAELDPAAQAVIQAELAAPLDLDAVAALARSEEEAVEIYTTSALLVDPNLPADRAYLEGLAARLSLDAGLVRHLDAQARKARAA encoded by the coding sequence ATGGCCGACATGAAATCCCTGCTCGATTCGCTTCTGAAAGGCTCGGGCGACCTGCGCCAGGCCGGGTCCGATCTGGGCCAGCGCGCCAAATCCACCTGGGACCAGCAATCCACCGGCACGCAAGGCGCCGTGGTCGGCGGGCTTCTGGGCGTGCTCATGGGCGGGCGCGGCGGTCTGGCGGGGCTGATGCGCGTCGGCGGGGCCGCGGTGGCGGGCCATGTCGCCGCCAAGGCCTATGCCGACTGGAAGGCCGGCAAGGACCCGGTGGCCGGCGTCACCGATGCCCTGGAAGACCTGCGCGACATGGTGATGCCGCCGGGCGTGGCCGCCTCGGATGACGGGGCCGAGCGGATGCTGAAGGTCGTCGTCGCCGCCGCCAAGGCCGATGGCCATGTGACCGAGGCCGAACGCGCCGCCATCGCCGAACGGATGCGGGCGGCCGAACTGGACCCCGCCGCGCAGGCGGTGATCCAGGCAGAACTCGCAGCGCCCCTGGACCTCGATGCCGTGGCCGCCCTGGCCCGCAGCGAGGAAGAGGCGGTGGAGATCTACACCACCTCCGCCCTTCTGGTGGACCCGAACCTTCCGGCCGACCGCGCCTATCTGGAAGGGCTGGCTGCCCGCCTGAGCCTCGACGCCGGCCTCGTGCGCCATCTGGATGCCCAGGCCCGCAAGGCGCGCGCTGCCTGA
- a CDS encoding hydantoinase B/oxoprolinase family protein has protein sequence MAKAWEFWIDRGGTFTDVVARRPDGGITTLKLLSEAPERYPDAAVQGIRDCLGLAPGQPIPDGAVAAVKMGTTVATNALLERKGERVLLLITEGFADLLRIGTQARPDLFALHVRRPDLLHEQVAEARGRLDATGAEITPLDEPRLRAALRAAHATGIRAVAVAFLHAWLNPVHEARAGEIAAEEGFTQISLSHRISGLAKLVARGDTTVVDAYLSPILRRYVAQVEGALDLGRATGRLLFMQSNGGLTEAHRFQGKDAILSGPAGGIVGMVRTAEAAGFSRLIGFDMGGTSTDVSHYAGTLERSFETEVAGVRMRAPMLDIHTVAAGGGSICAFRDGRYQVGPESAGANPGPASYRRGGPLTVTDCNVMLGRLQPDHFPAIFGPKGDLPLDAAVVRDRFADLARQIAAATGAAPQDPETVAEGFLRIAVDNMANAIRKISVQRGHDVTGYTLQCFGGAGGQHACAVADALGMSRVFLHPLAGVLSAFGMGLADLRALHETQLDLPLEADLAPAADRLAEAARADLSAQGVGSAEVEVRAHLRYQGSHQALEVPFGPAPAMRADFETAHQARFGFTSPERGIVVEMLAAEAIGGGDRSAVPPPPGTDSPRMIDRVHARFGGVWCDVPLYDRASLPAGTRLDGPAIIREATGTVVLEDGWAARVDGQGNLILERTHAAARPTVAGTKADPVLLEVMGNLFMSVAEQMGATLANTAWSVNIKERLDFSCAIFDSSGDLVANAPHVPVHLGSMSDAVKAVIRETEGRVGEGDAFMLNSPYQGGTHLPDVTVVSPVFVEGRPAFWLGSRGHHADIGGRTPGSSPPDSTSITEEGILIDLFPLVRSGRLREAETRALLTSGPWPCRAVDQNIADLKAQVAANETGRRALLKVVQDYGADVVAAYMGHVQDNAEESVRQVIGRLQDGAFRYPMDIGAEIVVRVMVDHAAREAVIDFSGTSAQQPGNYNAPRAIARAVVLYVFRTLVGHAIPLNEGCLKPLHIILPEGSMLNPHAGAAVIAGNTEVSQAACNALYGALGVLAASQGTMNNFVWGNARFQNYETICGGTGAGPGFPGCAAVQSHMTNTRMTDPEILERRFPVRLESLAIRHGSGGAGRWPGGDGTVRRLRFLEPVTVTTLCSSRLVPPFGMAGGSPGALGVNRVIWPDGREEPLKGNDQRDLPEGAVFEMLTPGGGGWG, from the coding sequence ATGGCCAAGGCTTGGGAATTCTGGATCGACCGGGGCGGCACCTTCACCGACGTGGTGGCCCGCCGGCCCGACGGCGGCATCACGACCCTCAAGCTCCTCTCCGAGGCCCCCGAACGCTACCCTGACGCCGCCGTGCAGGGCATCCGCGACTGTCTGGGGCTGGCCCCCGGCCAACCCATCCCCGACGGGGCCGTGGCGGCGGTCAAGATGGGCACCACGGTCGCCACCAACGCCCTTCTGGAACGCAAAGGCGAGCGGGTCCTCCTCCTCATCACCGAAGGCTTCGCCGACCTCCTGCGCATCGGCACCCAGGCCCGCCCCGATCTCTTCGCCCTCCACGTCCGCCGCCCCGACCTCCTCCACGAACAAGTGGCCGAGGCAAGGGGCCGGCTGGACGCGACGGGCGCCGAGATCACCCCGCTGGACGAGCCCCGCCTGCGGGCCGCCCTCCGCGCTGCCCATGCGACCGGCATCCGCGCCGTGGCCGTGGCCTTCCTCCACGCCTGGCTGAACCCGGTGCACGAGGCGCGGGCGGGCGAGATCGCGGCCGAAGAGGGCTTCACCCAGATCAGCCTCAGCCACCGCATCTCCGGCCTCGCCAAGCTGGTGGCGCGCGGCGACACCACGGTGGTCGACGCCTATCTCTCCCCCATCCTGCGCCGCTATGTGGCCCAGGTCGAGGGCGCGCTCGACCTTGGCCGCGCCACCGGCCGGCTTCTCTTCATGCAGTCGAACGGCGGCCTGACCGAGGCACACCGCTTCCAGGGCAAGGACGCCATCCTCTCCGGCCCCGCCGGCGGCATCGTTGGCATGGTCCGCACCGCCGAGGCGGCGGGCTTCTCCCGGCTCATCGGCTTCGACATGGGCGGCACCTCCACCGATGTCAGCCACTATGCCGGCACCCTGGAGCGCAGCTTCGAGACCGAGGTGGCCGGCGTCCGGATGCGGGCACCCATGCTGGACATCCACACCGTCGCCGCCGGCGGCGGCTCGATCTGCGCCTTCCGCGATGGCCGCTATCAGGTCGGCCCGGAAAGCGCCGGCGCCAATCCCGGTCCCGCCAGCTATCGCCGCGGCGGTCCGCTGACCGTGACCGACTGCAACGTCATGCTGGGCCGCCTGCAACCCGACCATTTCCCCGCCATCTTCGGCCCCAAGGGCGATCTGCCGCTGGATGCCGCCGTGGTCCGCGACCGCTTCGCCGACCTTGCCCGCCAGATCGCGGCCGCCACCGGCGCGGCCCCGCAAGACCCCGAGACCGTGGCCGAAGGCTTCCTGCGCATCGCCGTGGACAACATGGCCAATGCCATCCGCAAGATCAGCGTGCAGCGCGGCCACGACGTGACCGGCTACACCCTGCAATGCTTCGGTGGCGCGGGAGGCCAGCACGCCTGCGCCGTGGCCGATGCCCTGGGCATGAGCCGGGTCTTTCTTCATCCCCTCGCCGGGGTGCTGTCGGCCTTCGGCATGGGTCTGGCCGACCTGCGCGCCCTGCACGAGACGCAGCTTGACCTGCCGCTGGAGGCTGATCTTGCGCCAGCCGCCGACCGGCTGGCCGAAGCCGCCCGCGCCGATCTGTCCGCGCAGGGCGTCGGCAGCGCAGAAGTCGAGGTGAGGGCGCATCTGCGCTATCAGGGCTCGCATCAGGCGCTGGAGGTGCCCTTCGGCCCGGCCCCTGCCATGCGGGCGGATTTCGAGACGGCGCACCAGGCCCGGTTCGGCTTCACCTCGCCCGAGCGCGGCATCGTGGTCGAGATGCTGGCGGCCGAGGCCATCGGCGGCGGCGACCGCAGCGCCGTGCCGCCGCCACCCGGCACGGACTCTCCCCGCATGATCGACCGCGTCCACGCGCGCTTTGGCGGGGTCTGGTGCGATGTGCCCCTCTACGACCGCGCCAGCCTGCCCGCGGGCACCCGGCTGGACGGCCCCGCCATCATCCGCGAGGCGACGGGGACCGTGGTGCTGGAGGATGGCTGGGCGGCACGGGTGGACGGGCAGGGCAACCTGATCCTCGAACGCACCCACGCCGCTGCCCGCCCGACCGTTGCCGGCACGAAAGCCGACCCGGTGCTTCTGGAAGTGATGGGCAACCTCTTCATGTCGGTGGCCGAACAGATGGGCGCGACCCTCGCCAACACGGCCTGGAGCGTGAACATCAAGGAACGGCTGGATTTCTCCTGCGCGATCTTCGATTCCTCGGGCGATCTGGTCGCCAACGCGCCGCATGTGCCGGTGCACCTGGGCTCGATGTCGGACGCGGTGAAGGCCGTGATACGCGAAACCGAGGGCAGGGTGGGCGAGGGCGACGCCTTCATGCTGAACAGCCCCTACCAGGGCGGCACCCACCTTCCGGACGTCACGGTGGTCTCGCCGGTCTTTGTCGAGGGGCGGCCGGCCTTCTGGCTGGGCTCGCGCGGGCACCATGCCGATATCGGCGGCCGCACGCCGGGCTCATCTCCCCCGGACTCCACCTCCATCACCGAGGAAGGCATCCTCATCGACCTCTTCCCGCTGGTCCGCTCCGGCCGGCTGCGCGAGGCCGAGACGCGGGCGCTGCTCACATCGGGCCCCTGGCCCTGCCGGGCGGTGGACCAGAACATCGCCGACCTCAAGGCGCAGGTGGCCGCCAACGAAACCGGGCGCCGGGCGCTTCTGAAAGTGGTGCAAGACTACGGCGCCGATGTCGTGGCGGCCTACATGGGCCATGTCCAGGACAATGCCGAGGAAAGCGTGCGCCAGGTGATCGGGCGCCTCCAGGACGGCGCTTTCCGCTATCCGATGGACATCGGCGCCGAGATCGTGGTGCGCGTCATGGTGGACCACGCCGCGCGCGAGGCGGTGATCGACTTCTCCGGCACCTCCGCACAGCAGCCCGGCAACTACAACGCACCCAGGGCCATCGCCCGGGCCGTGGTGCTCTACGTCTTCCGCACGCTGGTGGGCCATGCCATCCCGCTCAACGAAGGCTGCCTGAAGCCCCTGCACATCATCCTGCCCGAGGGCTCGATGCTGAACCCCCATGCCGGCGCGGCGGTTATCGCCGGCAATACCGAGGTCAGCCAGGCCGCCTGCAACGCGCTCTACGGCGCGCTTGGCGTGCTCGCCGCCTCGCAAGGCACGATGAACAACTTCGTCTGGGGCAATGCCCGGTTCCAGAACTACGAAACGATCTGCGGCGGCACCGGCGCCGGCCCCGGTTTTCCCGGCTGCGCCGCCGTGCAAAGCCACATGACCAACACCCGCATGACCGATCCGGAGATCCTGGAACGCCGCTTCCCGGTGCGGCTGGAAAGCCTCGCCATCCGCCATGGCTCGGGCGGGGCAGGGCGCTGGCCTGGCGGCGACGGCACGGTGCGGCGCCTGCGGTTCCTGGAACCCGTGACGGTCACGACCCTCTGCTCCAGCCGCCTCGTCCCGCCCTTCGGCATGGCCGGCGGCAGCCCCGGCGCCCTGGGCGTGAACCGGGTGATCTGGCCCGACGGGCGCGAGGAGCCGCTGAAGGGCAACGATCAGCGCGACTTGCCCGAAGGCGCGGTTTTCGAGATGCTGACACCCGGCGGCGGTGGCTGGGGCTGA
- a CDS encoding L,D-transpeptidase, with the protein MLTRRAFLAAGSAATLSACAPAPLPDQTPITPVAPPALPDFYGAVTTEPFPVPAVPEGVVEPRLWRQFVPNPFPQDAPGTLVVDPGAGYLFLIGDDGQALRYGAGTGAAAFAWSGTARVQFTRAWPVWKAPDSMIERRPEFAPYSVANGGMPGGPGNPLGARALYLFQDGQDTLYRIHGACEPKYLGRAVSSGCIRLLDQDAIDIAARVPHGATVRVLPATAPAGIGLY; encoded by the coding sequence ATGCTTACCCGTCGCGCCTTCCTCGCGGCAGGCTCCGCAGCCACGCTGTCGGCCTGCGCGCCCGCGCCCCTGCCAGACCAGACCCCCATCACCCCGGTCGCGCCGCCCGCGCTGCCCGACTTCTACGGCGCCGTCACGACCGAGCCCTTCCCGGTCCCCGCTGTGCCCGAAGGCGTGGTCGAGCCGCGCCTCTGGCGCCAGTTCGTGCCCAATCCCTTCCCCCAGGATGCCCCCGGCACCCTGGTGGTCGATCCCGGCGCGGGCTACCTGTTCCTCATCGGCGATGACGGCCAGGCCCTGCGCTACGGCGCCGGCACCGGCGCCGCCGCCTTCGCCTGGTCGGGTACGGCGCGCGTGCAATTCACCCGCGCCTGGCCAGTCTGGAAGGCGCCCGACAGCATGATCGAACGCCGCCCCGAATTCGCCCCCTATTCCGTGGCCAACGGCGGAATGCCCGGCGGCCCCGGCAACCCGCTCGGCGCCCGCGCGCTCTATCTGTTCCAGGACGGCCAGGACACGCTCTACCGCATCCACGGCGCCTGCGAGCCGAAGTACCTCGGCCGCGCCGTCTCGTCCGGCTGCATCCGGCTCTTGGACCAGGACGCCATCGACATCGCCGCCCGCGTGCCCCACGGCGCCACCGTCCGCGTCCTGCCCGCCACCGCGCCCGCCGGCATCGGGCTTTACTGA